ggaagaaatacttATATTCtttagcaataccacaatgcaaaaatacccctgcattaaaaattttaCAGAAGTATGTACTTATGTACAAGTATGTACTTATGTAGTATGTacaaatgtcttcttttgtcctaaaaatatttaatttacaatgttataacagagaaaagtagtaaatcctcacatctgagaagctggaacggGCATTTTACTCGCTAAACGCCTTAAATAATTCTATCATCAAAATTCTTGCTgactaattttctgttgatcgactaatcaattaattgactaattgtttcaactctAATATATGTTATATCATTGGATTTTAAGTCTTGATGCATTAATgcataaacaacattttaatgttgtacctGGTAGAGGTGGAgctaactactttatactttatgtacattttagtagtataacagtgcatcatattttataaacggATCACATGCTTTGTATGAAAAATGCATGTATGAGTCTTCAAAGCAACTAGGTGTCATTTAGTACAACATATCCtgctgaaatgtagtggagaagagttactataaagtagcataaaaagaaaaaaaattaagtataAGCACCTCAAACTTAGTACTTTGGGAcagtaattaattaaatgtaccttccaccactgcatatcACATTGTTGATATTGCATTGATATGTCTGTAGCTACACCTGTAGAGAGCAGATATGCTTCATCATCATTcaaaagatttaaaaagaaaaagaatgtgTTTCTACTCACTAAACCCACATCCCTTTATTCCAGATGTGCTCAAATGTTCTGTTTCAGGAGAACTAAAAGGACtcaatgtgtttaaaaaaaaaaaagggaaaaaaagctgcCCTCCATATTTTATCCTGTAGTATTCTGAGGCCATTTAGGGatacagaaaacatgttttcctcTACAAAGAACAGGCTCCCATTCCTAGTTATACTgttgacttgtcacagtaggaaaagcacaagtgaaaattattattattattattattattttatcataacTAAATTCcagctgctttggtttcagcGTCCTGGTATAGACCATTTTTACCGCAGATATTTTCatttgtcatagcaggaaaagcataggtgaaacaacttttgttttaagatggctcagttccattaagtgtcccagtaaaccaTGTCAGTGAACCAACACCCTGGAACAGGCTCACCTAAATAGAATGCAGtcgttattaatgttattaattacacatgTGCTTTTCTTGCTATGACAAGCCAAACTATCTGCTGTGGAAAAAGAGCTATTGTGCGTGATGGCTCACTGACACACTGTcgtggcttactgggacacttgaatagaacagagctgtctttaatgttattagtaacaccagTGCTTTTGCCTCTATGACATGTcaaactgtctgctgtgaaaaaggcccatTGTTAATAGGTGGCAAGCATCAAGCATTCAGTATATAGTCTCAGTAGTTCAccatatgtctgtttttttttattcacctCAGCTTTAAAACTTCCTATATTACAGGTGTCTCATTTCAGTCtcttaattctgtttttgtcttttcagatgATGTCTACCGAAGAAAACAATCAGAACGGGTGTACCAGCAGAAGATAGCAGATGGTTTGATAGTTCTTAATGAGCCTGCAGACAAGTGAACGATGGTCGGATTTAATGTGGACTTCATGTGTTGTCTAAGGACGCATTCTTGGACTCTCGTTTCCTTACTTGTTTCCAACAGGCTGGAATGGACTTCATAGCATGTTACTGGTATACAACAACCGTATCACAGTTATGAACATTATTAAGGAGCCAAGAGTGAAAAGGCTGATGGAGAAATCGCTTCCAACATGCAGGTTTTATTGTTAATATGATCTTCAGTTTAAGAAACATTAGCAGTAATAATACCACTGGTGTGAGATCACATGAAATAATCTCAACAGTGGTCTCATATTGATTTGACAACGAGTCACTGTCGATGTATTATTATGTCTAAAACATTGCGTAGCACCTGCCAAGACAAAACAGTCTCAGCCAAAttgtaacaaaagaaaaaatacacatttagagACATCTCGGATGATTTTGCACAGATGTGTTTAACGCTGGCAGATAGCATTtgataagaaacaaaaaagctctttcttcctcttgttTAAATTCTGCTGTTCTGTAATTATATGATTTCTGTCTAATTATAAAAAACTGTTAAGCGGTCTTGAACTGTACGGTAGATTTgagtatataaaatgtaactTAAGAACTGCATTTTGCAAATGGTATTTTTACTATCTGTGTATCTGCATCCTTCATTTTACACAGAACTTTCCCTTAAAGGTTTACCTCTGTCAAAAGCATGCTTTGGGTATTTCAGTTGTACCGTCCGATGgggagagactgcagacagatgAAGCTGTCAGGGTGCTTTGACAACACGAGGGGGTTCCCATCCAGTCTCACCTCGTGCATGTTGGTCCGGATGTAGTGACTGGTGTTACCTTTGCAGAACGTCTTATCTGTTATCGTTATGATCTGGTTGTTCTGCAGAACAGACACAATCCAAGGACACAAAATTGGCCCATCATGTAGCTATTTCTGGCTCAGCAGACAGAAGAAAATCTAATTGCTGCTACAAAGCTTCTCTGATTAATTGCTGTGATTGCAGTGAATTACAGATCAACTTACATGCAGGTGCACAACCTGAAGAGACTCTGGAAGTTGGGGCACTGCTGTCAGTTGATTGTTTCCAAGGTAAAGATATGCCAGTCTCGAGAGTCCCTGCAACAACAAAGCACCACTATTTTGGATTAGGCTGCTTTCTGTATCAAATatctaaaaacatgaaaagtacATAATTTCTGCAACATTTTAACATGAGATTGGTGGGCTCGCTTGCCAACTTACCTTAAAAGCAGTAGCCTTTACACCTTGGTTTGTAAGCCTGTTGAAATTGGCATTGAATGATACTAGTTTGGTGGGCAGCGTGGGAAGTTTAGTCAGTCTGTTTTCTGCAAGAGTGAGCTCCTCAAGGTTGGGAAGTTTTGAAAAAGCACCATCTTGTATCTCAGCGATGTGATTGCCAGATAGGTCAATTCTTTTCAGTGTGGCTGGggaaggaaacagagagagagagagctttaaAGATGACATTCACTGAAAAGGAGAATTAgtggaattattattatgactttTATTCACCCATGTCTGCAAAGTCTTTGTTGCTTATTTTTGTGATACTGTTGAAACGTGCATAGAGATATGCTGTTTCCTTTGGCAGTGCTGGGACGCTTGACATTCCAGGGGACACCTCCTCACAGTAAACAGATCCACtcaggcaaacacacagcagacatgTCGGCAGCTCTGAAAAGATTACAGTGCTGTTTCATCACCTTGTTTTTACAGAAGAAGTATATTTTCTAATTTGTCTTTTGAATATGTCAACTAATTGGTCTCAGTGATGTGACTGTGCAGCTTAAAATGCACTACACACAGTTTAGATGAGGACACTTGATCAGCCCCATTATTACATAATATGGGCTTTAgctacattcacaaaaatgtggaAGAATGCCTCAGCAAGTGTTGCATAATCGGCTTTGAAACAGTTGTTGAAAagtatttatctgttttaaacaaacctTACCATGGGCTTTTGGAGCTAGGTCAGCGTCTGAGTCTTGAAATATATAGTCTGTAGCGTTTGCAATGTCTTTCtgtaaaaagaagaaatcttCATAATAGCTATACTTTTCCTCCCAACTCAAGACTATTATGCATTTCTTCCACCCACTCATTTACACAGCGTATAAACCCCAAAAGATATTTCTTACTTGCATGTATTCATCTTTTGCTGCAGAAGACAGTATCCATGGCAGCATGACGGATGTGAAAATTAAAGTCCTTAATTGCATCATTGTGTTGCTGGCGAGAGAAGAGAGTGCTGTCTGCTAGGCTGGGATCTGAGGTACATGTGAGCAGGAAAATTTTCCATCCACTTTTTATTAAGCTGCCAGTATACTCCTGAgtaagaaaaggaaacaaacttTAACTCAAtacatgctgtgtttgtgttgctctCAGTGGTCATGATGATTTTAAAGaccataaactttattttttatactgtCTATTGATGAAGTGATGATTAAAATATTGGCTGTAGGCAAATCATTAAGTAAACCTAATGAatgctgcttttacattttactttgaGTGACAAAAGATGTTGTTACTGGAAAAACAGCGGTCCTGGGTTCCATGTCCCTTTTTCAACTTAATGCTTCAGTTCAAATACCAACTTAATAACAGCAGTTAATGCACTCTGTCTCTTTTGGAGTGGGCTGTTCCCTCATAAGATggactatttttcttttgtttgtttcttaatCAGTTCGCCATCGGTGAGTTCCGGTTAGCTTACTTTGAGAACGTGTGCAGCTGTATCCCTTTTCTGAATTATGACGAACATTTTAGCATTCAAGCAACTGGACAGTTACAAAATGTCTTCAACAGTAACTCAGTTTTCCATTAGACGATGtagctttgttttttaaaccttAATTGAATACAGGTACATCTTTTTTTGTAACAGACAAGGATTAACAACATTATATGTGAGGTGTCCAAACTTCGCACCTTGAAAATATACATGCATCCTCTACGCAGAGAGATAATACAACTACAACCATCACAACTACTCTGCATAGTCACTTATGGCCATTCACTCGGAAAATTTAGAAAATTGTCATATACATtacaattgacagaaaattgatcAGCAAGAAGTTTGATTAACAGTTCATCTTTTAAATCCTTTAttgagcaaaaatgccaaacatctcTGGTTCCCGCTACATTACaccaaatgtgaggatttgttgtttgtttctgttttattttttattgcatatgtaatatctttggactgttgttcaaacaaaacaagcaatttgaagatatCTCCTTAGGCTCTgggaatttttcactattttgtaacattttataaactaaacaattaatcccCCCAAAAATTGACAGAttcattagttgcagcactaTTATCATATGCACTCAGGCAAATATCAAACATGGAGCCTGCAGCAAAATGTTGTCATAAggtttaaagatgttttattgATCACAGAAACCAATCCTCAACTGGAGTATCAGGTTCAAGCCCCTGCACTGACAAACACTGAACTActaaagtgtccttgagcaaaacactgaagCCCTGCTAGGTCCACtgaccctgacctttgaccttgctGTGCAgaatggaaagaaaaaggagCTTCCCTACACATATAAAGTGTCACAGTTCCTGATGAAATGCTTTCATACAATTATGACCAATATGAGTCTCCCAATGTCCTTTCCACAATTGCATATATAGTTATGTAATATGTTTAAATGGTGCAGACAGCTCTAATGTTAGAGCAGAAATTTAGAAGTGGGTTGTCCACTACTTATGTGACCAGTCTTTTAAAATCTGGATAATGTTAATTTTGTCTGAGTAACTAAAACAGGAAGCCCACAGCCGACCCCGTTGGAGTGCCAGACAAAATCAGCAGCTACGTTAATATGCATTACTTGATTCAATTAAgttagtataaaaaaaaatcttcctgTTACCATGTCGATCCGAATAAATCGGCCTATTGTGAAAGTGGTGGTAAGGTCCTTTTAAGGTTATGAAAATGTGATGTATGCGCACATACTAAGAACtaactgtattttaattttggCTATATAAATTATCTTATTTAGCACATGAGCACATGAGCAATGGTTGCATTACGTAAGGCAGATgtgtggtgaaaaaaaaaaaaaaaaaaggaaacagaagtACCAGTGTAGCGGAAGTGGTACTGCCCTGAACGATACGCTGAGCGAGACGGAGGACGGAGGCTGAATCGtccagagagaggaaaaaaaagcagGATTAAAAGCCGCCAATATTGTAAGTGTAATAACCTCGCATTTATGACTAGCGCATTATAGTACTAGATTTTCATTCGTAGCTAAATGTTGGAATGGCTGTTTCATCGTGTCCGGTTGAATCCTGTTGAGAAGCCATCATGCTAACGTAACAGGCTAGCTGGGTTTGTGAAAGACTAGTCGTTTTAGCTCTCTGGCTAGCAGCTAATGCTAGCCAACGAGCTAACCGACGGTCGGATTCCATGACACTTTGTTCTGACAGGCTCGTCAGCCTGGGCGGGCCGTGGTACAGCtattgaaaatgaattaaacGCGAATGTAATACCTTGCagtacaatattttgttttctggtgaTTACAAAAATGGCAAATGTTGACTGCCAACACCCTAACCGTGTTTTTTAAACGAAAGTCAGTCGGTGCTTTTGATGGCCTAGCTAACGAACGTTACCGTTAGATAGCGGAACGTTACATTAGACgacgctagctagctagctagctaactgttcGCTTTGCATTATCATGAATACGACAGATTAACAGCAGTACCGTTATCTAATCCAGTTAGGTCGTCAATTTaaataagaacaaaacaaatgaataagaTCGGTCGCATTTAACACGCTAACGTTAACATCAGTTAGCGAAATGTATCATCCCGCTAGCGTTGCTAGCAACATAAGGGGAGGGCATTAAAACATGACCCGGGAAGGCTTCGGCTGGTGTAACGTTAGCAAGTGTTGGTTGAAACAACGTTAAACGTAAAATCGCTGTGCatattaaattttaaattatggCATTTGTTAAGACTATTGACGCAGTGGATTCAGTCCTATTCAGACAAAATTAGGTTAAGAACGATAAGGACGAGACAGGATTGGAGAACGCTATTAACTAGCTAGCAGCTAACCTTGGCTAGTGATGTGTATGGTTGACCCACTTGCCAAGGGGCCCAGTTAACAATGCTTATCATCACTTTCCATTGAATCCAGTGGTTTCCCTGGTTAAAAGACGTGATCTGCCAAAACGAAATAAAATCACTTCAGAACAAAGAGTTCAGCCAACACAGTAATATCTGGTGAATGGACAATGAGAGGActattgtgaaacatttttctttcatttttgattaaCTACACATACATACCTACTTctaatactgtattttctttttcccaGTCTAGAAAATGGATAAGAACGACCTGGTACAGAAGGCCAAGCTTGCTGAGCAGGCTGAGCGCTATGATGACATGGCCGCAGCCATGAAGTCGGTGACAGAGCAAGGTGCGGAGCTGTCAAATGAGGAGCGCAACCTTCTTTCTGTTGCCTACAAGAATGTGGTAGGAGCACGCCGCTCATCCTGGCGCGTTATCTCCAGCATTGAGCAGAAGACTGAGGGTaatgacaaaaaacagcagATGGCACGTGAATACCGGGAGAAGATTGAAAGTGAGCTTCAGGAAATCTGCCATGATGTGCTCGTAAGGGTTTCTAATTTCTTTGGTGTTTCAAAACAATCCTAATTCATACACTCGTGAAGACAGTGCTTGTGTGTAATTTAGATTATCACAAAACTGacaaattcaacttttttttttaggggcTACTGGACAACTTTCTCATTACCAACGCATCTGCTGCTGAAAGCAAGGTGTTCTATCTGAAAATGAAAGGCGATTATTATAGATACCTGTCTGAGGTTGCATCTGGGGAAGCTAAGAAGGGTAAGTGAGGACATgatttatattataattttgTGCTACAACATCATGTGCTTTAAGCtccattaattaatatttttattgttcaaataactatgtgaaaggggtcgctcgttgTGACAAGCCCACAGAGCATTATCACCCAACGCAGTTCCTATCCGCTCTGCATGGTGTCTTtcagcaaatgtttttgttttacagcccgcaaatttattattttggtttacTCTCACCACTCTAATCAACTTTGTTTCCAGCTACAGCAGGCCGCTGTTTTTAGTttcaaaaaatcaattaatatttGTTATTGATATTTGTTCATCTTTTTCTGCCTAAAGATACAGTGGAGAACTCCCAGCAGGCGTACCAGCAAGCTTTTGACATTAGCAAGGGGG
This sequence is a window from Siniperca chuatsi isolate FFG_IHB_CAS linkage group LG10, ASM2008510v1, whole genome shotgun sequence. Protein-coding genes within it:
- the ognb gene encoding osteoglycin, paralog b gives rise to the protein MMQLRTLIFTSVMLPWILSSAAKDEYMQKDIANATDYIFQDSDADLAPKAHELPTCLLCVCLSGSVYCEEVSPGMSSVPALPKETAYLYARFNSITKISNKDFADMATLKRIDLSGNHIAEIQDGAFSKLPNLEELTLAENRLTKLPTLPTKLVSFNANFNRLTNQGVKATAFKGLSRLAYLYLGNNQLTAVPQLPESLQVVHLHNNQIITITDKTFCKGNTSHYIRTNMHEVRLDGNPLVLSKHPDSFICLQSLPIGRYN
- the LOC122883339 gene encoding 14-3-3 protein beta/alpha-1-like, with translation MDKNDLVQKAKLAEQAERYDDMAAAMKSVTEQGAELSNEERNLLSVAYKNVVGARRSSWRVISSIEQKTEGNDKKQQMAREYREKIESELQEICHDVLGLLDNFLITNASAAESKVFYLKMKGDYYRYLSEVASGEAKKDTVENSQQAYQQAFDISKGEMQPTHPIRLGLALNFSVFYYEILNNPDKACSLAKTAFDEAIAELDTLNEDSYKDSTLIMQLLRDNLTLWTSENQADEGETGDGEN